Proteins co-encoded in one Spirosoma endbachense genomic window:
- a CDS encoding Uma2 family endonuclease, with protein sequence MPNLIHGAIQANLVSELKMRYRHEYRIASETSLATQPDSTTPDVVVYPVIPLNYQNEPARRTDPPLLCIEIQAPSQSNEEMINKTHIYFQFGVKSCWIVLPGLRAVMIFDRPGHYVFFYEDATLSDPNIGFEFPLTAICA encoded by the coding sequence CATGGCGCGATTCAGGCGAATCTGGTTTCTGAACTTAAAATGCGATACCGCCATGAATACCGCATAGCCAGTGAAACCTCATTAGCAACTCAGCCAGATAGCACTACTCCAGACGTAGTGGTGTATCCGGTCATTCCATTAAACTATCAGAACGAGCCGGCCAGACGAACAGATCCCCCTTTACTGTGCATTGAGATTCAGGCGCCTTCTCAAAGCAATGAAGAAATGATAAACAAGACGCATATCTATTTCCAATTTGGGGTAAAGTCGTGCTGGATCGTATTACCAGGCCTGCGGGCCGTAATGATCTTTGACCGACCCGGTCATTACGTCTTTTTCTACGAAGACGCCACATTAAGTGATCCGAACATAGGATTTGAGTTTCCATTGACTGCTATTTGTGCCTAG